A region from the Rhodamnia argentea isolate NSW1041297 chromosome 7, ASM2092103v1, whole genome shotgun sequence genome encodes:
- the LOC115750828 gene encoding transcription factor ILR3-like, whose protein sequence is MEIDPCDNSNWLADYGVVDVSAVDFLPSSGFTWSSRSVDVSSSNAGIEVNRASTKDSKNLKGMSCCKRLKSESCLPSGSKACREKLRRDRLNERFLELGSILEPGRPPKMDKSAILSDAVRMVTQLRTEAQKLKESNEELQEKIKELKAEKNELRDEKQRLKADKEKLEQQLKAMSFHPVFPPHLSALSTPFAGQERAGGDKLMPYVGFPGMAMWQFMPPSVLDTSRDHVLRPPVA, encoded by the exons ATGGAGATTGACCCTTGTGATAACTCCAACTGGCTCGCTGATTATGGGGTTGTGGATGTTTCGGCTGTGGACTTCCTTCCCTCTTCTGGGTTCACCTGGTCCTCTCGGTCCGTCGACGTCTCCTCCTCCAATGCCGG CATAGAGGTTAACCGTGCATCTACTAAGGATTCAAAGAACCTCAAGGGCATGAGCTGTTGCAAAAG ACTGAAATCTGAATCATGCCTTCCATCTGGTTCCAAAGCATGCCGGGAGAAACTTCGAAGGGATAGGCTAAATGAAAG GTTCCTAGAATTGGGTTCTATATTGGAGCCTGGAAGGCCACCCAAGATGGACAAGTCTGCCATTTTGAGTGATGCCGTTCGCATGGTTACCCAGCTGCGTACTGAAGCGCAGAAACTCAAGGAGTCGAACGAGGAATTgcaagagaaaataaaagaattgaag GCTGAGAAGAATGAACTTCGCGATGAGAAACAGAGGCTAAAGGCGGATAAAGAGAAATTGGAGCAACAGCTGAAAGCCATGAGCTTCCATCCAGTTTTTCCACCTCATCTGTCTGCACTGTCAACACCTTTTGCTGGTCAAGAGCGAGCAGGTGGCGACAAGTTGATGCCTTATGTCGGTTTCCCTGGCATGGCAATGTGGCAATTTATGCCACCTTCTGTACTTGACACGTCGCGGGATCATGTACTCCGTCCTCCTGTTGCTTAA
- the LOC115750922 gene encoding 40S ribosomal protein S13, translated as MGRMHSRGKGISASALPYKRTPPSWLKISSQDVEENICKFAKKGLTPSQIGVILRDSHGIAQVKSVTGSKILRILKAHGLAPEIPEDLYHLIKKAVSIRKHLERNRKDKDSKFRLILVESRIHRLARYYKKTKKLPPVWKYESTTASTLVA; from the exons TAAGGGTATCTCAGCCTCGGCGCTTCCATACAAGAGGACTCCTCCGAGCTGGCTCAAGATCTCGTCACAGGAC GTTGAGGAGAACATCTGCAAGTTCGCGAAGAAAGGGTTGACGCCGTCGCAGATTGGTGTTATTCTTCGTGACTCGCACGGGATTGCCCAGGTGAAGAGCGTCACTGGAAGCAAGATTTTGCGTATCCTCAAGGCTCATG GTCTTGCGCCCGAAATTCCCGAGGATCTGTACCACCTCATCAAGAAGGCAGTGTCCATCAGGAAGCATTTGGAGAGGAACAGGAAGGACAAAGATTCCAAGTTCAGGCTAATTCTCGTTGAGAGCAGGATCCACAGGCTTGCACGTTACTACAAGAAGACCAAGAAGCTTCCTCCTGTCTGGAAATA CGAGTCTACAACTGCTAGCACCCTTGTGGCTTAA
- the LOC115750894 gene encoding agamous-like MADS-box protein AGL66: MGRKKLIVQRIDNHAGRVVTYRKRRDAIVKKAAELSATCGMDVGLIMFSPNGRLTSLASISVEDVFLRYLNLPNASQAGVVENQDVLRQGLKHGKCEAQMLETLTKIQDLEEELAVVNQQQAEAQDKIRCYAPEPEEVGSVREAEVHMRFLNDAIRRIELLKQAKWSWNCLLPQESASYEVPAALARGSNLATNNSACSILERDRPDEKRHSEAEPQPSIGFLKSQAEWNI; encoded by the exons ATGGGCCGTAAGAAGTTGATCGTGCAGAGGATCGATAATCATGCCGGTCGGGTAGTGACCTATAGGAAGCGCAGGGATGCGATTGTCAAGAAGGCCGCCGAGCTATCGGCGACGTGTGGCATGGATGTCGGTCTGATAATGTTTTCTCCGAATGGTCGACTGACTAGCTTAGCCAGCATCAG TGTCGAGGATGTCTTTCTGCGGTATCTCAACCTCCCCAATGCATCGCAAGCGGG GGTAGTCGAAAACCAAGAC GTTTTGCGTCAAGGCCTCAAACATGGGAAGTGTGAAGCACAAATGCTCGAAACCCTGACAAA AATACAG GATCTCGAGGAAGAACTCGCGGTGGTTAATCAGCAACAAGCTGAAGCACAGGATAAGATCAG ATGTTACGCTCCAGAGCCGGAAGAAGTCGGATCGGTTCGAGAAGCTGAAGTGCACATGAGGTTTCTTAATGACGCTATCAGGCGCATAGAACTTCTAAAA CAAGCAAAATGGTCATGGAACTGCCTTCTGCCTCAAGAATCGGCGAGTTATGAG GTACCAGCTGCATTAGCCAGGGGTTCAAATCTGGCAACTAACAATTCTGCATGTTCGATCCTGGAGAG GGACCGTCCTGACGAGAAGCGTCACAGTGAAGCGGAGCCACAACCAAGCATTGGCTTCTTGAAGTCGCAAGCAGAGTGGAACATTTAG